The Magnolia sinica isolate HGM2019 chromosome 9, MsV1, whole genome shotgun sequence genome contains a region encoding:
- the LOC131255132 gene encoding uncharacterized protein LOC131255132: MRPKSWLNRMLLMSLGIPESSPPAICLDVVKCGRPDSQWVKLNVDGSALNNPGSCGGGGICRREDGNMIFAFSSGYGQGSNNSAEFFSIYKGLSICVRLGLRQVLVESDSKMVVDLINGVSQGGWKWSHWLARIATLTNLGSFHFSHIL; the protein is encoded by the coding sequence ATGAGGCCCAAATCTTGGCTGAATCGGATGCTCCTCATGAGCCTGGGGATCCCCGAATCTTCTCCCCCTGCCATTTGCCTCGACGTGGTTAAATGTGGGAGACCGGACTCCCAATGGGTAAAACTAAACGTCGATGGGTCGGCCTTGAACAACCCAGGATCATGTGGAGGCGGCGGCATCTGTCGGAGGGAGGATGGCAATATGATTTTCGCCTTTTCTTCTGGGTATGGGCAGGGGTCCAACAATAGTGCAGAATTCTTCTCCATATACAAGGGTCTTTCCATTTGTGTGCGCTTGGGACTAAGGCAGGTTTTGGTCGAGTCAGATTCCAAAATGGTAGTGGATCTCATCAACGGGGTCTCGCAGGGGGGCTGGAAATGGTCTCATTGGCTCGCCCGTATTGCTACCTTAACCAACCTCGGTTCGttccatttttctcatattttatga
- the LOC131256462 gene encoding uncharacterized protein LOC131256462 — translation MGFVMEFAENLIRRLMEDPKERDRKMREHVYAVKERCNKTKEMWSLPIRPYGFWTFERHNSQLAWDSQISQVPGRRDPYDDLLQDTNTK, via the coding sequence atgggatttGTGATGGAGTTCGCGGAGAATCTGATCCGTCGGTTGATGGAGGACCCGAAGGAGAGGGACCGCAAGATGAGGGAGCACGTATACGCGGTGAAGGAGAGGTGCAACAAGACCAAGGAGATGTGGAGCCTTCCCATCCGTCCGTACGGTTTCTGGACATTCGAGCGCCACAACTCCCAGCTCGCGTGGGACTCCCAGATCAGCCAGGTCCCCGGCCGTCGTGACCCCTACGACGATCTCCTCCAAGACACCAACACCAAATGA
- the LOC131255133 gene encoding pathogenesis-related protein STH-2-like, translating into MVAGTVGHEILSPISPSRLWKAMVKDSHNLMPKLMPEIISSIVVLEGDGGVGTIRQSNFTDAIKDFSYWKDRIDEIDDSNRLFKYSVIEGGLLGKKVKSTTFTLEFKDGINGGSVCKFHGEFETVEGNLPKEDETKEMMGNMEGMFKAVEGYLIENPNAYI; encoded by the exons ATGGTCGCTGGTACAGTGGGTCACGAAATCTTGTCTCCAATCTCACCATCGAGACTCTGGAAGGCAATGGTGAAGGATTCCCACAACCTCATGCCCAAGCTCATGCCTGAAATCATATCAAGCATTGTTGTTCTAGAAGGTGATGGTGGGGTCGGCACAATCAGACAGTCCAACTTCACCGATG CCATCAAGGACTTCAGCTACTGGAAGGACCGCATCGATGAGATCGACGACAGTAACCGTTTGTTCAAGTACTCAGTGATCGAAGGTGGCCTACTTGGGAAGAAAGTGAAATCAACTACATTTACTCTGGAGTTCAAAGATGGCATCAATGGCGGAAGTGTATGCAAGTTTCACGGAGAGTTTGAGACGGTAGAAGGTAACCTGCCTAAAGAAGATGAaactaaggagatgatgggaaaCATGGAGGGAATGTTCAAGGCAGTAGAAGGATATCTCATTGAAAATCCAAATGCATACATATAG